The following coding sequences lie in one Arabidopsis thaliana chromosome 3, partial sequence genomic window:
- a CDS encoding aluminum induced protein with YGL and LRDR motifs (Aluminium induced protein with YGL and LRDR motifs; FUNCTIONS IN: molecular_function unknown; EXPRESSED IN: 25 plant structures; EXPRESSED DURING: 13 growth stages; BEST Arabidopsis thaliana protein match is: Aluminium induced protein with YGL and LRDR motifs (TAIR:AT4G27450.1); Has 430 Blast hits to 430 proteins in 86 species: Archae - 0; Bacteria - 40; Metazoa - 2; Fungi - 2; Plants - 364; Viruses - 0; Other Eukaryotes - 22 (source: NCBI BLink).) encodes MLAIFQKAFAHPPEELNSPASHFSGKTPKLPGETLSDFLSHHQNNAFSMNFGDSAVLAYARQETSLRQRLFCGLDGIYCMFLGRLNNLCTLNRQYGLSGKNSNEAMFVIEAYRTLRDRGPYPADQVLRGLEGSFAFVVYDTQTSSVFSALSSDGGESLYWGISGDGSVVMSDDIQIIKQGCAKSFAPFPNGCMFHSETGLKSFDHPTNMMKAMPRIDSEGVLCGASFKVDACSKINSIPRRGSEANWALANSR; translated from the exons atgtTGGCAATATTTCAGAAAGCTTTTGCTCACCCACCGGAAGAACTCAACAGTCCGGCTTCTCATTTCTCCGGCAAAACTCCTAAACTTCCCGGCGAAACTCTCTCCGACTTCCTCTCTCATCACCAAAACAATGCTTTCTCTATGAACTTCGGCGACTCCGCCGTCTTAGCTTACGCTCGCCAAGAAACCTCTCTTCGTCAAAG GTTGTTCTGTGGACTAGATGGGATCTACTGTATGTTTCTAGGGAGATTGAATAATCTCTGTACATTGAATCGACAATACGGTTTATCTGGGAAGAACTCAAACGAGGCAATGTTTGTGATCGAAGCTTATCGAACACTTCGTGATCGTGGTCCTTACCCAGCAGATCAAGTTCTTAGAGGTCTTGAGGGAAGCTTCGCTTTCGTTGTCTACGATACTCaaacttcctctgttttctcagCTCTGAGTTCTGATGGAGGAGAGAGTCTTTACTGGGGAATTTCTGGAGACGGATCTGTTGTAATGTCTGATGATATTCAGATCATAAAGCAAGGCTGTGCTAAATCGTTTGCTCCTTTCCCTAATG GATGTATGTTTCATAGTGAGACAGGGCTTAAGAGCTTTGACCATCCGACTAATATGATGAAGGCAATGCCGAGGATTGATAGTGAAGGTGTTCTTTGTGGAGCTAGTTTCAAAGTTGATGCTTGTTCTAAGATCAATAGTATCCCTAGAAGAGGAAGTGAAGCTAACTGGGCGCTGGCTAATTCTCGTTGA
- a CDS encoding Ribosomal RNA processing Brix domain protein (Ribosomal RNA processing Brix domain protein; CONTAINS InterPro DOMAIN/s: Brix domain (InterPro:IPR007109); BEST Arabidopsis thaliana protein match is: Ribosomal RNA processing Brix domain protein (TAIR:AT1G52930.1); Has 415 Blast hits to 413 proteins in 206 species: Archae - 0; Bacteria - 0; Metazoa - 124; Fungi - 138; Plants - 66; Viruses - 0; Other Eukaryotes - 87 (source: NCBI BLink).): MGRKRKHSETVTAAPVKDSAPERPQRTLLGWKDKKEDAENSKPAYASVFRNKEKVLVTCSRRINFRYRHLMLNMVSLLPHCKKDSKVEAKSSRGATLNELIELKGSSSCLFFECRKHKDLYMWMVKSPGGPSVKFLVNAVHTMEELKLTGNHLKGSRPLLTFSSNFENDAHWKLLKEMLTQIFGIPEGHRKSKPYHDHVFVFSIVDDHIWFRNYQISVPHNESDKIARGDLDKMTLIEVGPRFCLNPIKIFGGSFGGTTLYENPFYVSPNQIRALEKRNKAGKFAKKIKAKTRRKMHELSNPLEPDEFTDMWNDE, translated from the exons ATGGGGAGGAAGAGAAAGCACAGCGAGACTGTTACGGCGGCACCGGTGAAGGATTCTGCTCCGGAGAGACCTCAAAGGACTCTTTTGGGTTGGAAAGATAAGAAGGAAGATGCTGAGAACTCTAAACCTGCGTATGCGTCTGTATTCAGGAATAAAGAGAAGGTTCTCGTTACTTGTTCCCGTCGGATCAATTTCAG GTATCGACATTTGATGTTGAACATGGTGTCACTTTTACCTCACTGTAAGAAGGATAGTAAGGTAGAAGCTAAGAGCAGTAGAGGTGCCACTCTTAATGAGCTCATCGAGCTTAAGGGCTCTTCTTCCTGTTTGTTTTTCGAG TGTAGGAAGCACAAAGATCTTTACATGTGGATGGTGAAGTCCCCTGGTGGACCTTCCGTTAAGTTCTTGGTTAATGCTG TTCACACAATGGAGGAGCTGAAACTCACTGGAAATCATCTGAAAGGTTCACGCCCACTTTTGACATTCTCATCCAATTTTGAAAACGATGCACACTGGAAACTTCTGAAAGAGATGTTAACTCAG ATTTTTGGAATTCCCGAGGGACATAGGAAGTCTAAACCTTACCATGACcatgtgtttgttttctccATTGTTGATGACCATATATGGTTCCGTAATTACCAG ATATCGGTACCTCATAACGAGTCAGACAAGATTGCACGAGGCGATCTGGATAAAATGACTCTTATTGAG GTTGGTCCAAGGTTTTGTTTAAATCCAATTAAGATATTTGGAGGCAGCTTTGGAGGTACAACGCTTTACGAGAACCCATTCTATGTATCTCCAAACCAG ATTCGAGCTTtggagaaaagaaataaagctGGGAAATTTGCTAAGAAAATAAAGgcaaaaacaagaagaaagatgcaTGAACTCTCAAACCCATTGGAGCCTGATGAATTTACAGACATGTGGAACGATGAATGA
- a CDS encoding Transducin/WD40 repeat-like superfamily protein (Transducin/WD40 repeat-like superfamily protein; CONTAINS InterPro DOMAIN/s: WD40 repeat 2 (InterPro:IPR019782), WD40 repeat, conserved site (InterPro:IPR019775), WD40 repeat (InterPro:IPR001680), G-protein beta WD-40 repeat, region (InterPro:IPR020472), WD40 repeat-like-containing domain (InterPro:IPR011046), WD40-repeat-containing domain (InterPro:IPR017986), WD40/YVTN repeat-like-containing domain (InterPro:IPR015943), WD40 repeat, subgroup (InterPro:IPR019781); BEST Arabidopsis thaliana protein match is: Transducin/WD40 repeat-like superfamily protein (TAIR:AT5G54200.1); Has 35932 Blast hits to 22007 proteins in 749 species: Archae - 56; Bacteria - 5680; Metazoa - 13723; Fungi - 7656; Plants - 4267; Viruses - 6; Other Eukaryotes - 4544 (source: NCBI BLink).), translating into MSYQNEEEEEGGDTNDCFYESLDRLASSSSCSCSASNSDYDSESSPRISSAASHDSEELYGGGRRRRYPFPVPRFPMGASKFDVWTSEPASVSERRSKLLNEMGLSRDPVLSRLKPVSDSSSSKDTGAAGFEISRSISCNQLARRDHGECSESVGGCASCIVRSKSDITTSQCGDRDRRYTSPGNPCSCSVSKLSVHHSSHSEISRTSSPFVNCSVGSVSADSLRLNGDSDCVLRESVVNEEVEVCTIKNLDNGKEFVVNEIQEDGTWKKVKEVGTGTQMTMEEFEMCVGHSPIVQELMRRQNVEDSDKNTSKENEDSGNSNKDNASKSKKKGSWFKSIKSVASSMTGHSKERRSSDDRDTSSERGGRRSSSATDDSQESSFHGPERVRVRQYGKSSKELTALYKTQEIQAHNGSIWSIKFSLDGKYLASAGEDCIIHIWQVVEAEKKGELLLDRPELLLLATNGSPEPTTMSPRRRGRTSISRKSLSLENIFVPDSLFGLSEKPFCSFQGHVDDVLDLAWSKSQHLLSSSMDKTVRLWNLSSQTCLKVFSHSDYVTCIQFNPVDDRYFISGSLDAKVRVWSIPDRQVVDWYDLHEMVTSACYTPDGQGVLVGSYKGSCRMYSASDNKLQQKSQINLQNKKKKAHQKKITGFQFVPGSSSEVLVTSSDSRIRVVDGTDLVNKLKGFRNTSSQISASITADGKYVVSASEDSHVYIWKYESPASRPSRSNNNKNVTVTNSYEHFHSQDVSAAISWPGMASTENWGTQNRAGFNGSTNNLDNISTANHPPTPVDQLGTVERLNSPRNGIISSATNGYFFDRMSATWPEEKLLFARNRSGNRLSTDMSSSNGNSGNVSASWGMVIVTAGLRGEIRTFQNFGLPIRI; encoded by the exons ATGAGCTACCAaaacgaggaagaagaggaaggaggaGACACCAACGATTGCTTCTACGAGTCTCTTGATCGTttagcttcttcctcttcttgctCTTGTTCCGCTTCTAACTCTGATTACGATTCCGAATCCTCTCCTCGGATCTCCTCCGCCGCTTCTCATGACTCTGAAGAACTCTACGGTGGTGGTCGCCGCCGTCGATACCCATTCCCTGTTCCTCGGTTTCCAATGGGAGCTTCGAAGTTCGACGTTTGGACCTCTGAACCTGCTTCTGTCTCTGAGAGGCGTTCCAAGCTTTTAAACGAAATGGGTCTTAGCCGTGACCCGGTTCTCTCCCGGTTAAAACCCGTTTCAGATTCTTCCAGCTCCAAAGATACCGGAGCCGCCGGCTTCGAGATTTCTCGATCGATCTCGTGTAATCAATTGGCTCGGCGAGATCATGGAGAGTGTTCTGAAAGTGTCGGCGGTTGTGCTTCTTGTATCGTGAGATCGAAATCCGACATTACCACTAGCCAATGTGGTGATCGTGACCGTCGATATACGTCTCCTGGTAATCCTTGTTCTTGTTCCGTCTCTAAACTCTCTGTTCATCATTCTTCACATTCAGAGATCAGTAGAACCAGCTCGCCATTTGTGAATTGCAGTGTAGGATCAGTTAGTGCTGATTCATTGCGGTTAAATGGAGATTCTGATTGTGTACTGAGAGAGAGTGTAGTGAATGAGGAAGTGGAAGTGTGTACTATTAAGAATCTTGATAATGGGAAAGAGTTTGTGGTGAATGAGATTCAAGAAGATGGTACATGGAAGAAGGTGAAGGAAGTGGGAACTGGAACACAGATGACGATGGAGGAGTTTGAGATGTGTGTTGGACATTCTCCCATTGTTCAGGAGCTTATGAGAAGACAGAACGTTGAGGATTCTGATAAGAACACGTCTAAGGAAAACGAAGACAGTGGGAATAGTAATAAGGATAATGCATCCAAGTCTAAGAAGAAAGGAAGTTGGTTTAAGAGTATTAAGAGTGTTGCAAGTAGCATGACTGGTCATAGCAAAGAGAGACGAAGCAGCGATGATAGAGATACATCGTCAGAGAGAGGTGGTCGGAGGTCGAGCTCTGCTACTGATGATTCTCAGGAATCTTCTTTTCATGGGCCGGAAAGAGTTAGGGTTAGACAGTATGGGAAATCATCTAAAGAGCTCACGGCATTGTACAAAACGCAGGAGATTCAAGCGCATAATGGTTCTATTTGGAGCATTAAGTTTAGTTTGGATGGTAAATATCTTGCTAGTGCTGGTGAGGATTGCATCATTCACATCTGGCAAGTCGTTGAGGCTGAGAAGAAGGGTGAGTTGTTACTTGATAGACCGGAACTGTTGCTTTTGGCTACTAATGGGTCTCCAGAACCGACTACTATGTCACCAAGGAGAAGAGGGAGAACTTCTATAAGTAGAAAGTCATTGAGTTTAGAGAACATATTTGTTCCAGATTCTCTTTTCGGGCTTTCGGAAAAGCCCTTTTGTTCCTTTCAGGGACATGTGGATGATGTACTTGACCTTGCTTGGTCCAAGTCTCAG CATTTGCTCTCTTCATCAATGGATAAAACAGTTCGTTTGTGGAATTTGTCCAGCCAGACTTGCTTGAAAGTATTTTCGCACAGTGATTACG TGACTTGCATTCAATTTAATCCGGTTGATGATAGATACTTCATCAGTGGATCCTTAGATGCAAAAGTTCGCGTCTGGAGCATTCCAGATCGTCAAGTAGTTGACTGGTATGATCTTCATGAGATGGTCACTTCTGCTTGCTACACTCCAGATGGTCAG GGTGTGTTGGTTGGTTCATACAAAGGTAGCTGTCGGATGTACAGTGCATCAG atAACAAGCTGCAACAGAAAAGCCAGATAAATttacagaacaagaagaagaaagctcatcaaaaaaagataactGGTTTCCAG tttgttccTGGGAGCTCATCTGAAGTGCTTGTCACATCTTCCGATTCAAGGATCCGTGTTGTTGATGGAACTGATCTAGTTAACAAACTTAAAG GGTTTCGAAATACGAGCAGCCAGATCTCTGCCTCAATCACAGCAGATGGGAAATACGTAGTTTCAGCAAGCGAGGATTCACACGTGTACATATGGAAGTACGAATCCCCTGCTTCTCGACCAAGCAGaagtaacaacaacaagaacgTGACAGTCACAAACTCTTACGAGCATTTCCATAGCCAAGACGTCTCTGCAGCCATCTCATGGCCTGGAATGGCCTCAACAGAAAACTGGGGAACCCAAAACAGAGCGGGGTTTAACGGAAGCACCAATAACTTGGACAATATCTCCACAGCTAACCATCCGCCTACACCGGTAGACCAGCTGGGGACTGTGGAGCGATTAAACAGTCCACGGAATGGGATCATATCGAGCGCAACAAACGGATACTTTTTCGATAGAATGTCAGCGACTTGGCCTGAAGAGAAACTGTTGTTTGCAAGGAACAGAAGTGGGAATCGTCTGAGTACGGATATGTCGTCGTCAAATGGAAACTCAGGGAATGTATCGGCTTCTTGGGGAATGGTGATTGTCACTGCAGGTCTCAGAGGAGAGATACGAACGTTTCAGAACTTTGGTTTGCCCATTCGGATTTGA
- a CDS encoding aluminum induced protein with YGL and LRDR motifs (Aluminium induced protein with YGL and LRDR motifs; FUNCTIONS IN: molecular_function unknown; EXPRESSED IN: 25 plant structures; EXPRESSED DURING: 13 growth stages; BEST Arabidopsis thaliana protein match is: Aluminium induced protein with YGL and LRDR motifs (TAIR:AT4G27450.1); Has 35333 Blast hits to 34131 proteins in 2444 species: Archae - 798; Bacteria - 22429; Metazoa - 974; Fungi - 991; Plants - 531; Viruses - 0; Other Eukaryotes - 9610 (source: NCBI BLink).) yields the protein MLAIFQKAFAHPPEELNSPASHFSGKTPKLPGETLSDFLSHHQNNAFSMNFGDSAVLAYARQETSLRQRLFCGLDGIYCMFLGRLNNLCTLNRQYGLSGKNSNEAMFVIEAYRTLRDRGPYPADQVLRGLEGSFAFVVYDTQTSSVFSALSSDGGESLYWGISGDGSVDVCFIVRQGLRALTIRLI from the exons atgtTGGCAATATTTCAGAAAGCTTTTGCTCACCCACCGGAAGAACTCAACAGTCCGGCTTCTCATTTCTCCGGCAAAACTCCTAAACTTCCCGGCGAAACTCTCTCCGACTTCCTCTCTCATCACCAAAACAATGCTTTCTCTATGAACTTCGGCGACTCCGCCGTCTTAGCTTACGCTCGCCAAGAAACCTCTCTTCGTCAAAG GTTGTTCTGTGGACTAGATGGGATCTACTGTATGTTTCTAGGGAGATTGAATAATCTCTGTACATTGAATCGACAATACGGTTTATCTGGGAAGAACTCAAACGAGGCAATGTTTGTGATCGAAGCTTATCGAACACTTCGTGATCGTGGTCCTTACCCAGCAGATCAAGTTCTTAGAGGTCTTGAGGGAAGCTTCGCTTTCGTTGTCTACGATACTCaaacttcctctgttttctcagCTCTGAGTTCTGATGGAGGAGAGAGTCTTTACTGGGGAATTTCTGGAGACGGATCTGTT GATGTATGTTTCATAGTGAGACAGGGCTTAAGAGCTTTGACCATCCGACTAATATGA
- a CDS encoding aluminum induced protein with YGL and LRDR motifs (Aluminium induced protein with YGL and LRDR motifs; FUNCTIONS IN: molecular_function unknown; EXPRESSED IN: 25 plant structures; EXPRESSED DURING: 13 growth stages; BEST Arabidopsis thaliana protein match is: Aluminium induced protein with YGL and LRDR motifs (TAIR:AT4G27450.1); Has 35333 Blast hits to 34131 proteins in 2444 species: Archae - 798; Bacteria - 22429; Metazoa - 974; Fungi - 991; Plants - 531; Viruses - 0; Other Eukaryotes - 9610 (source: NCBI BLink).), which yields MLAIFQKAFAHPPEELNSPASHFSGKTPKLPGETLSDFLSHHQNNAFSMNFGDSAVLAYARQETSLRQRLFCGLDGIYCMFLGRLNNLCTLNRQYGLSGKNSNEAMFVIEAYRTLRDRGPYPADQVLRGLEGSFAFVVYDTQTSSVFSALSSDGGESLYWGISGDGSVVMSDDIQIIKQGCAKSFAPFPNGKPKLKFFISPIKKETYF from the exons atgtTGGCAATATTTCAGAAAGCTTTTGCTCACCCACCGGAAGAACTCAACAGTCCGGCTTCTCATTTCTCCGGCAAAACTCCTAAACTTCCCGGCGAAACTCTCTCCGACTTCCTCTCTCATCACCAAAACAATGCTTTCTCTATGAACTTCGGCGACTCCGCCGTCTTAGCTTACGCTCGCCAAGAAACCTCTCTTCGTCAAAG GTTGTTCTGTGGACTAGATGGGATCTACTGTATGTTTCTAGGGAGATTGAATAATCTCTGTACATTGAATCGACAATACGGTTTATCTGGGAAGAACTCAAACGAGGCAATGTTTGTGATCGAAGCTTATCGAACACTTCGTGATCGTGGTCCTTACCCAGCAGATCAAGTTCTTAGAGGTCTTGAGGGAAGCTTCGCTTTCGTTGTCTACGATACTCaaacttcctctgttttctcagCTCTGAGTTCTGATGGAGGAGAGAGTCTTTACTGGGGAATTTCTGGAGACGGATCTGTTGTAATGTCTGATGATATTCAGATCATAAAGCAAGGCTGTGCTAAATCGTTTGCTCCTTTCCCTAATGGTAAACCAAAACTTAAGTTTTTCATTAGCCctataaagaaagaaacatactTTTGA